The Neodiprion fabricii isolate iyNeoFabr1 chromosome 4, iyNeoFabr1.1, whole genome shotgun sequence genome window below encodes:
- the LOC124180558 gene encoding myotubularin-related protein 13 isoform X1 has translation MFSSSPTPHEFTEMSRLADYFVVVGYDHEKEIKMLHKKLRPNEWSGISNGIILQRFPKKDWPDTPFIEGIEWFCQPQGWALSTDRQEPRFFVSILTDIDANRHYCACMCFNETVSITPSKPVDEEEDPVDGDNRTLARSIPAITHHSIMYAPKCLVLVSRLDYIETFRNCLGIIYTVYVENLGIPLETLVGNILGCIQVPPAGGPQVRFSIGAGDRQALQPPISPSLPITDTSVNLLFQQLGIRNVLVLFCGVMTEHKILFHSASYSRLTEGCRALTALMYPFRYTHVYIPLLPAALVEVLSTPTPFIMGVHSSLKYEVAELMDVIVADLDGGSITVPDGVSLSLLPEPLLSQTQDALSLVLQPELSCADYAFPPLATRAPHPPMLDKELRAVFMRTFAQLLQGYRSCLTLIRIHPKPVITFHKAAFLGERGLTDCDFTTRVLDCMFFTSFIVERGPPWRPCDVWDELHSNLSDHLKQEAQDHRLLLTHIQELAQQLYTNENPNPQPYVQKILKPPEGAFARIHQPPLPHINCDQVQAIIDEGLAKNNLKVRLSSLRPIQPRIVPMGPHISIIHDTRHLVSNSARRLEVLRNCINCIFENKISDARKTFPAVLRALKSKAARLALCMELAQHVVGNKAMLEHQQFDLVVRLMNCALQDDSSMDEHGVAAALLPLATAFCRKLCTGIIQFAYTCIQEHAVWQNQQFWESAFYLDVQKDIKRLYLPGENTGQRSFNDNVLSPISPRETKEFPFKDRSSMYRVQEPSALEIAAEQMRIWSNIDAEKQRELIISEESTMYSQAIHYANRMVYLLVPLDIGAKAHRQDNVYDDERASNSITNSVASDSGDAESGFEEADPRETGVAVIRMVSRFVDRVCTEGGVSAEHVRCLHQMVPGVVHMHIETLEAVHRESKRLPPIQKPKILTPNMLPGEEIIMDGLRVYLLPDGREEGSAGLPKAPPLLPAEGAIFLTNYRIVFKGTPCDPFACEQLVVRAFPVTSLTKEKKVTAPHLAHLDQCLQEGLQLRSCTFQLIKLAFDEEVTAENIDTFKKLVHKERYPPHIFHHFAFNGQVMVTQTTHHKGKEKNATLKGFAKKTLLKTARKAGFKPKPSSKRQKYVLPNMNFTSNNKYMTSPGRMSLPVTDNTDLSHDDDLSIDEFEIPGIMPQLPTDAKTLERLSERSYVRDWYRLGLCPSSPQNNRRNEPFRLSSVNCAYMMCRSYPALLIVPNSVTDESIRRFCRLYRHSRVPAITWRHPRTKALLIRGAGYHGKGVMGMLKAHPSSTGNIKATSSESTSSLEQEKYMMALVAATPLSVLRQGSAWGMSDSSLSIDSLFLAAEDRNATPEQSRRNPFNKAIGTLGMFPRSSGGKGPKNFGRWGSLKDKRHNSQASLTTVNQRGTVRHSADSDSGTECVHTFQRAALYILGEKAHMKGVKAESAPKTDFIPVEYFDVRHTKAAFKKLMRACVPSSLNPEPEQSFYKLIESSEWLQQLQSTMQLAGAVIDLMDVQGSSVTLCLEDGWDTTATVCSIAQVCLDPHYRTIDGFRVLIEKEWLGFGHRFGHRSNLAVNSQTTNFTPTFLQFLDIVHQIQKQFPLAFEFNDYYLRFLAYHSVSCRFRTFLLDCEFDRVECGITAVEDKRGSLTSHHKGVDTGSDDETVYPGGRLAGTNTGSNLGQSIFDYIEKQHARSPLFYNFMYTPNTEHPVLRPASHLPSLEIWQYYLDEELAHGPGYDLEVLQLDSEQEEEAEAADGIVKSNRKVVTLGYDGISTMVPDQFSHLLEEIHKLETELGHLPQKWKVLWDKLELPNTDSLTRHASFSTALVRYHGRLIHKRSTLELLLRGKMAGGNTAGNESSVYTHPHRFERIDSAMRTHCDSCAGVLWGPLKAGMRCVDCGQVCHDKCAESMPKNCTKYNKAVAENLQSHTLTRSGGDNGSVNSSVTTIQTSSQQYYEQFSSNVAENRTHEGYLYKRGVVLKGWKQRWFVLDSIKHQLRYYDAMEDSHCKGYIDLAEVVSVTPAAPTPGPPKKTDDKSFFDLRTNRRTYNFCAGDAATAQEWIEKVQACLQ, from the exons ATGTTCTCCAGTTCTCCCACTCCGCACGAGTTCACCGAAATGTCTCGGTTGGCCGACTACTTTGTTGTCGTCGGTTACGATCACGAGAAAGAAA TTAAAATGCTGCACAAAAAGTTGAGACCGAAtgaat GGAGTGGGATAAGCAATGGGATAATCCTGCAAAGGTTTCCCAAAAAAGACTGGCCAGATACACCTTTTATCGAAGGAATAGAATGG TTTTGCCAACCACAAGGATGGGCACTGTCAACGGACAGACAGGAGCCTCGTTTTTTTGTATCCATTCTAACAGACATCGATGCAAATCGCCATTACTGTGCTTGTATGTGCTTCAATGAAACAGTTTCTATAACACCCAGTAAACCAGTCGATGAAGAGGAAGACCCTGTAGATGGAGACAACCGTACTTTAGCCCGGAGTATTCCTGCCATTACTCATCATAGTATTATGTACGCGCCAAAATGTCTGGTGCTGGTTTCCAGGCTTGATTACATCGAAACATTTAGA AACTGCCTCGGAATCATATACACAGTGTACGTAGAAAATCTTGGTATACCATTGGAAACACTGGTTGGAAATATTCTTGGATGTATACAAGTACCTCCTGCGGGTGGACCGCAAGTTCGCTTTAGTATTGGTGCAGGGGACCGTCAGGCACTACAACCACCCATCAGTCCTTCACTTCCAATCACTGACACGAGTGTCAATTTACTATTCCAACAACTTG GTATTCGTAACGTGCTTGTGCTCTTTTGCGGAGTTATGACTGAACACAAAATTCTATTCCACTCGGCGAGCTATTCCCGGTTAACAGAGGGATGCCGAGCACTTACAGCATTAATGTACCCGTTTCGATATACCCATGTTTACATTCCACTGCTACCAGCTGCTTTGGTCGAGGTTTTAAGTACACCTACTCCATTTATAATGGGTGTTCACAGTTCGCTTAAGTACGAGGTTGCAGAGCTG ATGGACGTCATAGTGGCCGATTTGGATGGTGGCTCTATAACAGTACCTGATGGAGTATCCTTATCATTACTCCCAGAACCTCTTTTGTCGCAAACCCAAGATGCATTGTCACTTGTTCTTCAACCAGAATTGAGCTGTGCCGACTACGCTTTTCCCCCGTTAGCAACAAGAGCACCACATCCTCCGATGCTAGATAAAGAACTTCGAGCTGTATTTATGCGTACATTTGCTCAGCTTTTACAAGGCTATCGGAGTTGTCTGACTTTGATACGAATTCATCCAAAGCCTGTCATAACTTTTCACAAG GCTGCATTCTTGGGAGAACGAGGCCTAACTGATTGTGATTTCACAACAAGGGTTCTCGATTGCATGTTCTTCACGTCATTTATAGTTGAACGAGGGCCGCCATGGCGACCTTGCGATGTTTGGGATGAATTGCATAGTAACCTTAGTGATCACCTTAAACAAGAAGCACAGGATCATC GATTGCTATTGACTCACATTCAAGAGTTGGCTCAGCAACTATACACAAATGAAAACCCAAATCCTCAACCCTATGTACAAAAGATTCTTAAGCCACCTGAAGGAGCATTTGCTAGAATTCACCAACCACCATTGCCACATATCAATTGTGATCAAGTACAGGCAATAATAGATGAAGGATTGGCTAAGAATAATCTCAAAGTTAG aTTATCTTCATTGAGGCCAATTCAGCCACGTATAGTTCCTATGGGGCCTCATATCTCAATAATCCATGACACTAGACATTTAGTAAGTAACTCGGCACGAAGACTAGAAGTATTACGCAATTGTATAAACTGTATATTTGAGAACAAAATATCCGATGCAAGAAAAACGTTTCCTGCAGTATTAAGAGCTTTAAAAAGCAAGGCAGCCCGATTGGCGCTGTGTATGGAGTTGGCACAGCATGTCGTTGGCAATAAAGCAATGCTTGAGCATCAGCAATTCGATCTTGTTGTGCGGCTAATGAATTGCGCTCTACAAGACGATTCTTCAATGGATGAACACGGAGTAGCTGCGGCATTACTTCCTCTGGCAACAGCTTTCTGTAGGAAATTATGTACTGGAATAATACAATTCGCATATACTTGCATCCAAGAGCACGCGGTGTGGCAAAACCAGCAATTCTGGGAATCGGCATTTTACCTTGATGTTCAAAAAGATATCAAACGTTTGTATCTCCCTGGTGAAAACACAGGTCAAAGGTCATTCAACGATAACGTGCTCAGTCCTATCAGCCCTCGAGAAACCAAAGAGTTCCCATTTAAAGACCGATCATCGATGTACAGAGTCCAAGAACCTTCAGCTTTAGAAATAGCTGCTGAACAGATGAGGATCTGGTCAAATAtagatgcggaaaaacaacgaGAATTAATAATTAGTGAGGAAAGTACCATGTACAGCCAAGCTATACACTATGCCAACAGAATGGTGTACCTATTAGTACCATTAGATATCGGAGCCAAAGCTCACAGACAAGATAATGTTTATGATGATGAACGTGCGAGCAATAGCATCACTAATAG TGTAGCTAGTGACAGCGGAGATGCAGAATCAGGTTTTGAAGAAGCCGACCCTCGTGAAACTGGAGTTGCGGTAATACGTATGGTTTCTCGGTTCGTAGACAGAGTATGTACTGAAGGTGGTGTCAGTGCTGAGCACGTCAGATGCCTTCATCAAATGGTACCAGGCGTCGTACACATGCATATCGAAACTCTTGAAGCTGTCCATCGAGAGAGTAAACGTTTACCTCCCATTCAAAAA CCAAAGATCCTAACTCCCAATATGTTACCTggagaagaaataataatggaTGGCTTACGAGTATATCTGTTACCTGATGGTAGAGAAGAGGGTTCCGCAGGTCTACCAAAAGCGCCGCCTCTCTTGCCAGCTGAAGGAGCtatatttttgacaaattatCGCATAGTTTTTAAAGGAACTCCTTGTGATCCATTCG CCTGTGAGCAGTTGGTGGTACGAGCTTTCCCGGTAACATCGTTGACAAAGGAGAAGAAAGTTACAGCTCCGCACTTGGCTCATTTAGACCAATGCCTCCAAGAAGGTTTGCAATTACGCTCGTGTACTTTTCAACTGATAAAACTAGCTTTTGACGAAGAAGTGACTGCAGAAAATATCGATACATTTAAGAAACTGGTTCATAAAGAGCGGTATCCTCCACATATCTTTCATCACTTTGCCTTCAATGGGCAAGTTATGGTAACACAAACTACTCACCATaagggaaaagagaaaaatgccACTCTCAA GGGCTTCGCGAAGAAAACACTTCTGAAAACTGCTCGAAAGGCAGGATTCAAACCCAAGCCATCCTCTAAAAGGCAGAAATATGTTTTACCAAATATGAATTTTACAAGTAACAATAAATACATGACTTCACCTGGCAGAATGAGTCTCCCTGTTACAGATAATACGGATTTGAGCCACGACGATGATTTAAGCA TTGATGAATTCGAAATTCCTGGAATCATGCCGCAACTCCCAACAGATGCAAAAACCCTGGAACGCCTGTCTGAACGAAGCTATGTCAGAGACTGGTATCGGCTGGGATTATGCCCGAGTAGTCCACAGAATAACCGACGAAATGAACCGTTTCGCTTGTCTTCTGTAAACTGTGCATACATGATGTGCAGGAGCTACCCGGCCCTCTTAATAGTTCCTAATAGCGTAACAGACGAAAGTATTCGGAGGTTCTGCCGCTTGTACAGACATAGTAGAGTTCCAGCTATTACGTGGCGACATCCCAGAACGAAAGCTCTGTTGATAAGAGGTGCAGGTTATCATGGCAAAGGTGTAATGGGAATGCTAAAGGCGCATCCATCATCAACTGGGAACATCAAAG CTACCTCTTCTGAAAGTACCTCGTCCTTGGAGCAAGAAAAGTATATGATGGCACTTGTCGCAGCAACTCCACTTTCTGTATTGCGACAAGGTTCTGCTTGGGGCATGTCTGATAGCTCCCTTAGCATCGATTCGTTGTTTTTGGCTGCTGAAGACCGTAATGCAACGCCTGAACAATCAAGACGGAATCCTTTCAATAAGGCCATTGGCACACTTGG AATGTTCCCAAGATCATCGGGTGGCAAAGGGCCTAAAAACTTTGGACGTTGGGGTTCTCTTAAGGACAAAAGGCATAATTCTCAGGCTTCTCTTACGACGGTCAATCAGCGCGGTACCGTCCGACATTCTGCAGATTCAGACAGTGGAACTGAGTGTGTGCACACATTTCAACGTGCAGCGCTTTATATTCTTGGTGAAAAAGCTCACATGAAG GGCGTTAAGGCCGAATCTGCACCAAAAACAGACTTTATACCGGTCGAATATTTTGATGTGAGACATACGAAAGCTGCTTTCAAGAAACTGATGAGAGCCTGTGTGCCGAGTTCACTCAATCCAGAACCCGAGCAAAGCTTCTACAA GTTGATTGAAAGCTCGGAATGGTTGCAGCAATTACAGAGCACAATGCAACTGGCTGGTGCTGTAATAGATTTAATGGATGTACAAGGTTCTTCCGTAACTCTTTGCCTTGAAGATGGCTGGGATACGACAGCTACAGTTTGTTCGATAGCCCAAGTGTGTCTGGATCCTCACTATAGAACGATCGATGGGTTTAGAGTTTTGATAGAAAAAGAATGGCTTGGATTTGGTCATAGATTTGGGCATCGAAGTAATCTGGCAGTAAATTCGCAAACGACCAATTTCACACCTacgtttcttcaattcttgGACATTGTGCATCAGATACAAAAACAGTTTCCCCTAGCATTTGAGTTCAATGATTACTACCTTCGGTTTCTCGCTTATCATTCAGTATCTTGTCGTTTTAGAACATTTCTGTTAGATTGTGAATTTGATAGAGTAGAATGCGGTATTACTGCTGTCGAGGACAAACGGGGTTCATTAACTAGTCATCATAAAGGCGTTGACACCGGAAGCGATGACGAAACTGTGTATCCTGGTGGAAGGTTAGCAGGAACAAATACCGGCTCTAATCTTGGCCAGAGTATATTCGATTACATCGAAAAACAGCATGCCAGGTCACCATTGTTCTACAACTTTATGTATACCCCAAACACAGAACATCCA GTTCTTCGACCAGCATCTCACCTACCCAGCCTAGAAATTTGGCAATATTATTTAGATGAGGAACTGGCACATGGACCGGGATATGATCTTGAAGTCTTGCAGTTAGATTCTGAACAAGAAGAGGAGGCTGAAGCTGCGGATGGAATCGTGAAAAGTAATCGGAAAGTTGTCACTCTTGG ATACGATGGAATAAGTACTATGGTACCGGATCAGTTCTCACATTTATTAGAGGAAATCCATAAACTTGAGACCGAACTTGGGCACTTACCACAAAAGTGGAAAGTATTGTGGGACAAACTGGAGTTACCCAACACAGATTCTCTTACG CGCCATGCATCATTTAGCACAGCCTTAGTGAGGTATCATGGTCGGTTAATCCACAAACGGTCCACTTTAGAACTTCTCTTAAGAGGAAAAATGGCTGGGGGTAACACAGCTGGAAATGAAAGTTCTGTGTACACTCATCCACACAG ATTCGAGAGAATAGATTCGGCTATGCGTACTCATTGTGACTCGTGTGCTGGCGTTCTGTGGGGTCCGCTTAAAGCTGGAATGAGATGCGTTGATTGTGGCCAAGTATGTCACGATAAGTGTGCCGAATCCATGCCGAAAAACTGTACAAAGTATAATAAGGCAGTAGCAGAAAACTTGCAATCTCACACACTGACAAGGAGTGGTGGAGATAACGGAAGTGTTAATTCGA GTGTCACGACAATTCAAACATCTTCGCAACAATATTATGAACAGTTCTCAAGTAATGTCGCTGAGAATCGAACTCACGAAGGATATCTTTACAAACGCGGTGTTGTACTAAAGGGATGGAAACAAAGATGGTTTGTTTTGGATTCTATAAAACATCAATTAAGGTATTATGACGCTATGGAAGATTCTCACTGTAAGGGATATATTG ATCTGGCTGAAGTAGTGTCTGTTACACCAGCAGCACCGACTCCTGGTCCGCCAAAGAAAACGGacgataaatcattttttgat CTGCGTACTAATAGACGAACTTACAACTTTTGTGCCGGAGATGCAGCTACAGCGCAAGAATGGATCGAGAAAGTTCAAGCATGTTTGCAGTAG